A region from the Variovorax sp. V93 genome encodes:
- the pepN gene encoding aminopeptidase N yields MLLQRDAQGQPIAIRREDYAAPAFWIDTVDLTFDLDPAKTRVLNRMQLRRNPDAPAQPLRLDGDELNLARVLVNGQGASFRMEGDQLVLDGLPSAEEGTFELEIFTTCCPIKNTKLMGLFVSEDTFFTQCEAEGFRRITYFLDRPDVMAMYTVTLRAAKAAYPVLLSNGNLVEQGELPEGRHFAKWVDPFRKPCYLFALVAGKLVAREQRITARNGKEHLLQVYVRAGDLDKTEHAMNSLVNSVLWDEARFGLPLDLDRFMIVATSDFNMGAMENKGLNIFNTKYVLANQATATDADYSNIESVVGHEYFHNWSGDRVTCRDWFQLSLKEGLTVFRDQEFSQDLCADASARAVKRIEDVRVLRTAQFPEDAGPMAHPVRPDSYIEISNFYTVTIYEKGAEVVRMMQTLVGRKGFERGITLYFERHDGQAVTCDDFAQAIADANPDSELARLLPQFKRWYSQAGTPRLAAHGVYDAQNRSYTLSIVQSCPPTPGQATKEPFVIPVNIGLLDASGRELPLQLQGENEVTRGTRTLVLSRAGEQITFVGLDAEPVPSILRGFSAPVILDFEYTDAQLLTLLANDPDPFNRWEAGQRLGLRAALQGIAALATDTTPVLNDAYIDAMRSVLRNPQLDAAFKELVLTLPSETYISEQLDVVDPQRVHLVREAMRAQLATALFEDWQQAYEENHDTGAYTPDPTSSGRRALAGMALNFLCLAARSSGDTVWPGKTLQRFKDAGNMTDRFNALNALVSSGHTLAAQALARFHAIFKDEALVIDKWFSLQAGAPDRGGDVLPLVRQLMKHPDFSIKNPNRARSVIFSYCSANPGAFHRPDAAGYVYWSERVIELDAINPQVAARLARALDRWSKLAEPYRSAAREAIARVAAKPDLSKDTHEVVTRALAGN; encoded by the coding sequence ATGCTGCTGCAGCGTGACGCCCAAGGGCAACCGATTGCCATTCGCCGCGAAGACTATGCCGCCCCGGCATTCTGGATCGACACCGTCGACCTCACCTTCGACCTCGACCCCGCCAAGACCCGCGTGCTCAACCGCATGCAACTGCGCCGCAACCCCGACGCGCCGGCCCAACCCCTGCGCCTGGACGGCGACGAGCTGAACCTGGCGCGCGTGCTGGTCAACGGCCAGGGCGCATCGTTCCGCATGGAAGGCGACCAGCTCGTGCTGGACGGCCTGCCGTCCGCCGAAGAAGGGACCTTCGAGCTCGAGATCTTCACCACCTGCTGCCCCATCAAGAACACCAAGCTGATGGGCCTGTTCGTGAGCGAAGACACCTTCTTCACGCAGTGCGAGGCCGAGGGCTTCCGCCGCATCACCTACTTTCTCGACCGTCCGGACGTGATGGCGATGTACACCGTGACGCTGCGCGCCGCCAAGGCCGCCTACCCGGTGCTGCTGTCGAACGGCAACCTCGTCGAGCAGGGCGAGCTGCCCGAAGGCCGCCACTTCGCCAAGTGGGTCGACCCCTTCAGGAAGCCCTGCTACCTGTTCGCGCTGGTGGCCGGCAAGCTGGTGGCGCGCGAGCAGCGCATCACCGCGCGCAACGGCAAGGAACACCTGCTGCAGGTGTACGTGCGCGCCGGCGACCTCGACAAGACCGAGCATGCGATGAACTCGCTGGTCAACTCCGTGCTGTGGGACGAAGCCCGCTTCGGCCTGCCGCTGGACCTGGACCGCTTCATGATCGTCGCCACCAGCGACTTCAACATGGGCGCCATGGAGAACAAGGGCCTGAACATCTTCAACACGAAGTACGTTCTGGCCAACCAGGCCACCGCCACCGACGCCGACTACAGCAACATCGAAAGCGTGGTCGGCCACGAGTACTTCCACAACTGGAGCGGCGACCGCGTCACCTGCCGCGACTGGTTCCAGCTGTCGCTGAAGGAAGGCCTCACCGTCTTCCGCGACCAGGAGTTCAGCCAGGACCTGTGCGCCGACGCGTCGGCCCGCGCCGTCAAGCGCATCGAGGACGTGCGCGTGCTGCGCACCGCCCAGTTCCCCGAAGACGCCGGCCCCATGGCCCACCCGGTGCGGCCCGACAGCTACATCGAGATCAGCAACTTCTACACCGTCACCATCTACGAAAAGGGTGCCGAGGTGGTGCGCATGATGCAGACGCTGGTCGGCCGCAAGGGCTTCGAGCGCGGCATCACGCTCTACTTCGAACGCCACGACGGCCAGGCCGTGACCTGCGACGACTTCGCGCAGGCCATTGCCGACGCCAACCCCGATTCCGAACTCGCCCGCCTGCTGCCCCAGTTCAAGCGCTGGTACAGCCAGGCCGGCACGCCGCGCCTGGCCGCCCACGGCGTGTACGACGCGCAGAACCGCAGCTACACCCTGAGCATCGTCCAAAGCTGCCCGCCCACGCCGGGCCAGGCGACCAAGGAACCCTTCGTCATTCCGGTGAACATCGGCCTGCTCGATGCGAGCGGGCGCGAACTGCCGCTGCAGCTCCAGGGCGAAAACGAAGTCACGCGCGGCACCCGCACGCTGGTGCTCTCGCGCGCCGGCGAGCAGATCACCTTCGTCGGCCTCGACGCCGAGCCAGTGCCTTCCATCCTGCGCGGCTTCAGCGCACCGGTGATCCTGGACTTCGAATACACCGACGCCCAGCTGCTCACCCTGCTGGCCAACGACCCCGATCCGTTCAACCGCTGGGAAGCCGGCCAGCGCCTGGGCCTGCGCGCCGCGCTGCAGGGCATTGCAGCGCTGGCGACCGACACCACCCCGGTGCTGAACGACGCCTACATCGACGCCATGCGCAGCGTGCTGCGCAACCCGCAACTCGACGCCGCCTTCAAGGAACTGGTGCTCACGCTGCCTTCGGAAACCTACATTTCCGAGCAGCTCGACGTGGTCGATCCGCAGCGCGTGCACCTGGTGCGCGAAGCCATGCGCGCCCAGCTGGCCACCGCCCTCTTCGAAGACTGGCAGCAGGCCTACGAAGAAAACCACGACACCGGCGCCTACACGCCCGACCCGACCTCGTCGGGCCGCCGCGCGCTGGCCGGCATGGCGCTCAACTTCCTGTGCTTGGCGGCGCGCTCCTCGGGCGACACCGTGTGGCCCGGCAAGACGCTGCAGCGCTTCAAGGATGCCGGCAACATGACCGACCGCTTCAACGCGCTCAATGCGCTGGTGTCGTCGGGCCACACCCTGGCCGCGCAGGCGCTGGCGCGCTTCCATGCCATCTTCAAGGACGAGGCGCTGGTCATCGACAAGTGGTTCTCGCTGCAGGCCGGCGCGCCCGACCGCGGCGGCGACGTCCTGCCGCTGGTCAGGCAGCTGATGAAGCACCCCGACTTCTCCATCAAGAACCCCAACCGCGCCCGCAGCGTGATCTTCAGCTATTGCAGCGCCAACCCCGGCGCGTTCCACCGCCCCGACGCGGCCGGCTACGTGTACTGGAGCGAGCGCGTCATCGAGCTGGACGCCATCAACCCCCAGGTGGCCGCCCGCCTCGCCCGCGCGCTCGACCGCTGGAGCAAGCTGGCCGAACCCTACCGCAGCGCCGCGCGCGAAGCGATTGCCCGCGTGGCGGCCAAGCCCGACCTGAGCAAGGACACCCACGAAGTGGTGACCCGCGCCCTGGCCGGGAATTAA
- a CDS encoding class 1 fructose-bisphosphatase has product MAQQKISLTRYLVEKQRADGLIPGQLRLLLEVVARACKSISQAVNKGALGGVLGTAESENVQGEIQKKLDIIANEVLIEANEWGGHLAAMASEEMDSIYVVPNRYPQGEYLLMFDPLDGSSNIDVNVSIGTIFSVLKKPDDTPGVQEADFLQPGTQQVAAGYCIYGPQTTLVLTVGNGVAMFTLDREQGSFVLTQEDIQIPADTKEFAINMSNMRHWDEPMKRYIDECLAGKEGPRGKDFNMRWIASMVADVHRILMRGGVFMYPWDKREPEKAGKLRLMYEANPMSWLVEQAGGAATNGKQRILDLKPTKLHERVSVMLGSRNEVERLTKYHAEKA; this is encoded by the coding sequence ATGGCACAACAGAAGATTTCCCTCACCCGCTACCTCGTCGAAAAGCAGCGCGCCGACGGCCTCATTCCCGGCCAGCTGCGCCTCTTGCTCGAAGTGGTCGCCCGCGCCTGCAAGAGCATCAGCCAGGCCGTCAACAAGGGCGCGCTGGGCGGCGTGCTAGGCACTGCCGAGAGCGAGAACGTGCAGGGCGAGATCCAGAAGAAGCTGGACATCATCGCCAACGAAGTGCTGATCGAGGCCAACGAATGGGGCGGCCACCTCGCGGCCATGGCCAGCGAGGAAATGGACAGCATCTACGTGGTGCCCAACCGCTACCCGCAGGGCGAATATTTGCTGATGTTCGACCCGCTCGACGGCAGCAGCAACATCGACGTGAACGTCAGCATCGGCACCATCTTCAGCGTGCTGAAGAAGCCCGACGACACCCCCGGCGTGCAGGAAGCCGACTTTCTGCAGCCCGGCACCCAGCAGGTGGCGGCCGGCTACTGCATCTACGGCCCGCAGACCACCCTGGTGCTCACCGTGGGCAACGGCGTGGCCATGTTCACGCTCGACCGCGAGCAAGGCAGCTTCGTGCTCACGCAGGAGGACATCCAGATTCCGGCCGACACCAAGGAATTTGCGATCAACATGAGCAACATGCGCCACTGGGACGAGCCCATGAAGCGCTACATCGACGAATGCCTGGCCGGCAAGGAAGGCCCGCGCGGCAAGGACTTCAACATGCGCTGGATTGCCAGCATGGTGGCCGACGTGCACCGCATCCTGATGCGCGGCGGCGTGTTCATGTACCCGTGGGACAAGCGCGAGCCCGAAAAGGCCGGCAAGCTGCGCCTGATGTACGAGGCCAACCCGATGAGCTGGCTGGTCGAGCAGGCCGGCGGCGCGGCCACCAACGGCAAGCAGCGCATCCTCGACCTGAAGCCCACCAAATTGCACGAGCGCGTGAGCGTGATGTTGGGTTCGCGTAACGAAGTCGAGCGTTTGACCAAGTACCACGCCGAAAAGGCCTGA
- a CDS encoding phosphate acetyltransferase, with the protein MAPSSSAPHPHYDRLIAAARALPPLRVAVVHPASAVSLEAALASAALGLIAPTLIGPRAKIEAAAREANADLSAIPIVDAPHSHAAADAAVAMALRGEVDALMKGSLHTDELMAAVVRREGGLRTSRRISHCFVMDIPGHAQPLIISDAAINIAPTLEEKVDIVQNAIDLAHALQMPAVRVAILSATETVNPKVPSTLDAAALCKMADRGQITGAQLDGPLAMDNAIDAEAARIKGIASPVAGRANVLIVPSLDAGNMLAKSLSFLGGAYAASIVLGTKVPVILTSRADSEPARLASCAVASMLAKAGRERLIKAVGRERPRLVAIKTIQLHLVCQGSADSP; encoded by the coding sequence ATGGCCCCCTCCTCCTCCGCGCCCCATCCCCACTACGACCGCCTGATCGCCGCAGCCCGCGCCCTCCCACCGCTCCGCGTCGCGGTCGTCCACCCGGCCAGCGCCGTGTCGCTCGAAGCCGCTTTGGCTTCAGCCGCACTCGGCCTCATCGCCCCAACGCTCATCGGCCCCCGCGCAAAGATCGAAGCTGCAGCACGCGAGGCCAACGCAGACCTCTCGGCCATCCCCATCGTCGACGCCCCTCACAGCCACGCCGCAGCCGATGCCGCCGTCGCCATGGCCTTGCGCGGCGAAGTCGATGCGTTGATGAAGGGCAGCCTGCACACCGACGAGCTGATGGCCGCGGTGGTGCGGCGCGAAGGCGGGCTGCGCACGTCGCGCCGCATCAGTCACTGCTTCGTGATGGACATTCCGGGCCACGCGCAGCCGCTGATCATTTCGGACGCCGCGATCAACATCGCGCCCACGCTCGAAGAGAAGGTCGACATCGTGCAGAACGCGATCGACCTGGCGCATGCGCTGCAGATGCCGGCGGTGCGGGTGGCGATTCTCTCGGCCACGGAAACGGTCAACCCCAAGGTGCCTTCCACGCTGGACGCCGCCGCGCTGTGCAAGATGGCCGACCGCGGCCAGATCACGGGCGCGCAGCTCGACGGGCCGCTGGCCATGGACAACGCCATCGACGCCGAGGCGGCGCGCATCAAGGGCATCGCCTCGCCGGTGGCAGGCCGCGCCAACGTGCTGATCGTGCCCAGCCTGGACGCGGGGAACATGCTGGCGAAGAGCCTCAGCTTCCTGGGCGGAGCCTATGCGGCGAGCATCGTGCTGGGCACCAAGGTGCCGGTGATCCTGACGAGCCGGGCCGACTCGGAGCCGGCCCGCCTGGCCTCGTGCGCGGTGGCGTCCATGCTGGCCAAGGCGGGGCGCGAACGGCTCATCAAGGCGGTGGGCAGAGAAAGGCCACGCCTTGTTGCCATTAAAACAATCCAACTACACCTTGTATGCCAAGGCAGCGCTGATTCGCCATAG
- a CDS encoding transglycosylase domain-containing protein encodes MTRFKKVLWIGGGFAVLGALAAYAVVDELKTSRWQSAFWRDFAGGAGFSVGAGASDAIRFPHTGPYDERLGYHDLPDFIQRLEPHGYAITRQARLSPRMIELQERGLFMPYREKNQAGLTVRDCRNAALLHTRVPQRAYERFEDVPPLLVSALLFVEDRHLLDAEPAQRNPALDPERFAKAAVEQGLRVFNPGGTATGGSTLATQIEKYRHSPQGRTASVREKLRQMMSASVRAYQDGEDTLARRRQIVVDYLDTVPLAARPGMGEVHGLGDGLWAWYGRDFREVNRLLADNAEGAAAPTPEALRRQAEAFKQALSLMIAQRRPSQHLLGDGAGLARLTDSYLRLMAEAGLIAPSLRDAALPLPLHLRPELPAAPRTDFVQRKATIALRTHISTLLDVPRAYDLERLDLEAETSLDGEAQALAAQVLAGLRTPAAAKAAGLFGPHLLDPGADPAPLIYSFTLFERGAQANLLRVQADNINQPFDVNQGARLDLGSTAKLRTLVSYLELVAELHARWAGLGPAQLAALPNNPRDPLGAWARQYLLRAKDRRLTPMLEAAMERKYSANPGESFFTGGGLHQFENFERSRNSESMTVREGFKHSVNLVFIRLMRDVVRHRMFGGTSDAERLLNDPADPGRREMLARFADREGSAFLIRFYRKYQHQSAAGAEALLMRSLKPSAPRLASALFTIEPEASDARLDELLAQRLGKGAGSPRALRALRTTYAGLSLGDRGYVARVHPLELWLVGFLRRHPGATLAEVLEASANERQEVYAWLFKTRHKSAQDKRLRELVELDAFAQIHRSWQRLGYPFESLTPSYASAIGASGDRPAALAELMGIIANDGVRRPVQRVGALHFARDTPYETRLEPRDAGAEQVLPPEVAATVRRALVQVVQDGTARRLKDALVDANGRVIEIGGKTGTGDHRYGHNGRGGRAGAERKISRSATFVFTIGDRYFGTIMVYANEPYAARYRFTSALPTQLLKSLGPQLLPVLERSGCGGD; translated from the coding sequence ATGACAAGGTTCAAGAAGGTCTTGTGGATCGGTGGCGGATTCGCCGTGCTGGGTGCGCTTGCCGCCTACGCGGTGGTCGACGAGCTGAAGACTTCCCGATGGCAATCGGCCTTCTGGCGCGACTTTGCCGGCGGTGCCGGCTTCAGCGTCGGCGCCGGTGCCAGCGATGCCATTCGCTTCCCCCACACGGGGCCCTACGACGAGCGGCTGGGCTACCACGATCTTCCCGACTTCATCCAGCGCCTGGAGCCCCACGGCTACGCCATCACCCGCCAGGCCCGCCTGTCGCCGCGGATGATCGAACTGCAGGAGCGCGGGCTGTTCATGCCCTACCGCGAGAAGAACCAGGCCGGCCTGACCGTGCGCGACTGCCGCAATGCGGCGCTGCTGCACACGCGCGTGCCCCAGCGTGCATACGAGCGCTTCGAGGACGTGCCACCACTGCTGGTGAGCGCCCTGCTGTTCGTCGAAGACCGCCACCTGCTGGACGCGGAGCCGGCGCAGCGCAACCCCGCGCTCGATCCGGAGCGCTTTGCCAAGGCCGCGGTCGAGCAGGGGCTGCGGGTGTTCAACCCGGGGGGGACGGCGACGGGCGGCAGCACGCTGGCCACCCAGATCGAAAAGTACCGCCATTCGCCGCAGGGCCGCACCGCGTCGGTGCGCGAAAAGCTGCGCCAGATGATGTCCGCCTCCGTGCGCGCCTACCAGGACGGCGAGGACACGCTGGCGCGGCGCCGCCAGATCGTCGTCGACTATCTCGACACCGTGCCCCTGGCCGCGCGCCCGGGCATGGGCGAGGTGCACGGCCTGGGCGATGGCCTGTGGGCCTGGTACGGGCGCGACTTCCGCGAGGTCAACCGCCTGCTCGCCGACAACGCGGAAGGGGCGGCGGCGCCCACGCCCGAGGCGCTGCGGCGCCAGGCCGAGGCCTTCAAGCAGGCGCTGTCGCTGATGATCGCGCAGCGCCGCCCGTCGCAGCACCTGCTCGGCGACGGCGCGGGCCTGGCCCGGCTGACCGACAGCTACCTGCGGCTGATGGCCGAGGCGGGCCTGATCGCGCCCTCGCTGCGCGATGCGGCACTGCCGCTGCCGCTGCACCTGCGGCCCGAACTGCCGGCCGCGCCGCGGACCGACTTCGTCCAGCGCAAGGCCACCATCGCGCTGCGCACCCACATCTCCACGCTGCTCGACGTGCCGCGCGCCTATGACCTGGAGCGGCTCGACCTCGAAGCTGAAACCAGCCTGGACGGCGAAGCGCAGGCGCTCGCGGCGCAGGTGCTGGCCGGCCTGCGCACCCCCGCTGCAGCCAAGGCCGCAGGCCTGTTCGGGCCCCATCTGCTCGACCCGGGTGCGGACCCGGCTCCGCTGATCTACAGCTTCACGCTGTTCGAGCGCGGCGCGCAGGCCAACCTGCTGCGCGTGCAGGCCGACAACATCAACCAGCCCTTCGACGTGAACCAGGGCGCGCGGCTGGACCTGGGCTCGACCGCCAAGCTGCGCACGCTGGTGAGCTACCTGGAGCTCGTGGCCGAGCTGCACGCCCGCTGGGCCGGGCTGGGCCCCGCCCAGCTGGCGGCGCTGCCGAACAACCCGCGCGACCCGCTGGGCGCGTGGGCGCGGCAGTACCTGCTGCGCGCCAAGGACCGCCGCCTCACGCCGATGCTCGAGGCGGCCATGGAGCGCAAGTATTCGGCGAACCCGGGCGAATCGTTCTTCACGGGCGGCGGCCTGCACCAGTTCGAAAACTTCGAGCGCTCACGCAACAGCGAATCGATGACGGTGCGCGAAGGCTTCAAGCATTCGGTCAACCTGGTCTTCATCCGCCTGATGCGCGACGTGGTGCGCCACCGCATGTTCGGCGGCACGTCGGACGCCGAGCGCCTGCTGAATGACCCGGCCGACCCGGGCCGGCGCGAGATGCTCGCGCGCTTTGCCGACCGCGAGGGCTCGGCCTTCCTGATCCGCTTCTATCGCAAGTACCAGCACCAGTCGGCCGCGGGCGCCGAAGCGCTGCTGATGCGCAGCCTGAAGCCATCGGCGCCGCGGCTGGCGAGCGCGCTGTTCACGATCGAGCCCGAGGCCAGCGACGCACGGCTCGACGAGCTGCTCGCCCAGCGGCTGGGCAAGGGCGCCGGCTCGCCGCGCGCACTGCGGGCGCTGCGCACCACCTATGCCGGCCTGTCGCTCGGCGATCGCGGCTATGTCGCGCGGGTGCATCCGCTGGAGCTCTGGCTGGTGGGGTTCCTGCGGCGCCACCCTGGCGCAACCCTGGCCGAGGTGCTGGAGGCGAGCGCGAACGAACGCCAGGAGGTCTACGCCTGGCTTTTCAAGACGCGCCACAAGAGCGCGCAGGACAAGCGCCTGCGCGAGCTGGTCGAGCTCGATGCCTTCGCGCAGATTCACCGCTCGTGGCAGCGCCTGGGCTATCCGTTCGAATCGCTCACGCCCTCCTATGCGAGCGCGATCGGCGCCTCGGGCGACCGGCCGGCCGCGCTGGCGGAACTGATGGGCATCATCGCCAACGACGGCGTGCGGCGGCCGGTGCAACGGGTCGGCGCGCTGCACTTCGCGCGCGACACGCCCTACGAGACGCGGCTCGAACCGCGCGACGCCGGCGCCGAACAGGTGCTGCCCCCCGAGGTGGCCGCCACGGTGCGCCGCGCACTGGTCCAGGTGGTGCAGGACGGCACGGCGCGGCGCCTGAAGGATGCGCTCGTGGACGCGAACGGCCGCGTGATCGAGATCGGCGGCAAGACCGGCACCGGCGACCATCGCTACGGGCACAACGGCCGCGGCGGACGGGCGGGCGCCGAGCGCAAGATCAGCCGCTCGGCCACCTTCGTGTTCACGATCGGCGACCGCTACTTCGGCACCATCATGGTCTATGCGAACGAACCGTACGCCGCGCGTTATCGGTTCACGAGCGCGCTGCCGACGCAGCTGCTGAAGTCGCTGGGGCCGCAGCTGCTGCCTGTACTGGAGCGCAGCGGGTGCGGGGGGGATTGA
- a CDS encoding HD domain-containing protein: MNIERLKGKLAFLREAEKLKDVLRSGHTSSGRAESTAEHSWRLCLMAMAFEEELAGLDLSKVLKLCVVHDLGEAIHGDIPAVSQHVHPDKSERERNDLLTLMAPLDDKLRTELLSLWDEYENATSPEAKAVKALDKLETILQHNQGANPADFDYAFNLGYGRKHTDTTPLFSALRKLVDDDTRRRMA, translated from the coding sequence ATGAACATCGAGAGACTCAAGGGCAAGCTCGCGTTCCTGCGCGAAGCGGAAAAACTCAAGGACGTGCTGCGCAGCGGCCACACCTCCTCCGGCCGCGCGGAGAGCACGGCCGAGCACAGCTGGCGGCTGTGCCTGATGGCGATGGCGTTCGAGGAAGAGCTGGCCGGGCTCGACCTGTCGAAGGTGCTCAAGCTGTGCGTGGTGCACGACCTGGGCGAGGCCATTCATGGCGACATTCCGGCGGTGAGCCAGCATGTGCATCCGGACAAGAGCGAGCGCGAACGCAACGACCTGCTCACACTCATGGCGCCGCTCGACGACAAGCTGCGCACCGAACTGCTGTCGCTCTGGGACGAGTACGAAAACGCTACCTCCCCCGAGGCGAAAGCCGTGAAGGCACTCGACAAGCTCGAGACGATCCTGCAGCACAACCAGGGCGCGAACCCCGCGGACTTCGACTACGCCTTCAATCTCGGCTACGGCAGGAAGCACACGGACACCACGCCGCTGTTCAGCGCGTTGCGCAAACTGGTCGACGACGACACGCGGCGCAGGATGGCCTGA
- a CDS encoding 2Fe-2S iron-sulfur cluster-binding protein, with protein MTSLLPDERQADDLPDDANSPLLPAPAGQLTRRAFLAESGTTGIAGILASAPMAASVASAAQANADAAPPSSSMALALRVNGKPHAQQVDPRTTLLDLLREQMALPGTKKGCDHGQCGACTVLANGRRINSCLALALSHDGAEITTIEGLARGSELHPMQAAFIKHDGFQCGYCTSGQICSAVGMLREAEQGAPSHVTADVRRTGPMAPLSDAEIRERMSGNICRCGAYPGIVAAVREVSLAMPRAASSRRSRA; from the coding sequence ATGACATCCCTCCTTCCCGATGAACGGCAGGCCGATGACTTGCCTGACGACGCCAACAGCCCTCTTCTCCCTGCACCCGCCGGCCAGTTGACGCGCCGCGCCTTCCTTGCGGAAAGCGGAACGACCGGCATCGCCGGGATCCTGGCGTCCGCGCCCATGGCCGCGTCGGTGGCATCGGCTGCGCAGGCGAATGCCGACGCAGCGCCACCCTCTTCTTCCATGGCCCTTGCCCTGCGCGTCAACGGCAAGCCGCATGCGCAGCAGGTCGATCCGCGCACGACGCTGCTCGACCTGCTGCGCGAGCAGATGGCGCTGCCGGGTACGAAGAAAGGCTGCGACCACGGCCAATGCGGCGCGTGCACGGTGCTCGCCAATGGCCGCCGCATCAACTCGTGCCTGGCACTCGCGCTCTCGCACGACGGGGCGGAGATCACCACCATCGAAGGCCTGGCGCGCGGCAGCGAGCTGCATCCGATGCAGGCGGCCTTCATCAAGCACGACGGGTTCCAGTGCGGCTATTGCACCTCGGGGCAGATCTGCTCGGCCGTGGGCATGCTGCGCGAGGCCGAGCAAGGCGCGCCGAGCCATGTCACGGCCGATGTGCGGCGCACGGGGCCGATGGCGCCGCTGAGCGACGCCGAGATCCGCGAGCGCATGTCGGGCAACATCTGCCGCTGCGGCGCCTACCCCGGCATCGTGGCCGCGGTGCGCGAAGTGAGCCTGGCGATGCCGCGCGCGGCCAGCAGCCGAAGGAGCCGCGCATGA
- a CDS encoding xanthine dehydrogenase family protein subunit M: MKPFAFTRATDADTAVQAATQPGARFLAGGTNIVDLMKEGVEAPDRLVDINRLPLAAIEAQPGGGLRLGALARNSDTANHPVLRTRYPLVAQAILAGASGQLRNAATNGGNLRQRTRCPYFYDVTQPCNKRAPGTGCSALQGFNRNHAVLGTSAKCIASYPGDMAQALHALDAVVQLQGPSGRRTIPIAQFHRLPGETPELDANLAPGELITAIDLPAESARFAQRSHYLKVRDRASYAFALVSVAAALDMEGSRIRQARICLGGVAHMPWRAREAEALLQGAEPGLPLFRQAADAALAGATGFEHNRFKIELAKRSIVRALETTTRSTA; the protein is encoded by the coding sequence ATGAAGCCCTTCGCATTCACCCGCGCCACCGACGCGGACACGGCCGTTCAAGCAGCCACGCAGCCGGGGGCAAGATTCCTGGCCGGCGGCACCAACATCGTCGACCTGATGAAGGAAGGCGTGGAAGCGCCCGACCGGCTGGTGGACATCAACCGCCTGCCGCTGGCGGCCATCGAGGCGCAGCCCGGGGGCGGCCTTCGGCTGGGCGCGCTGGCGCGCAACAGCGACACGGCCAACCACCCCGTGCTGCGCACGCGCTACCCACTGGTGGCGCAGGCCATTCTTGCAGGCGCCTCGGGCCAGTTGCGCAACGCCGCCACCAACGGCGGCAACTTGCGCCAGCGCACGCGCTGCCCCTACTTCTACGACGTGACCCAGCCTTGCAACAAGCGCGCGCCGGGCACGGGCTGCAGCGCGCTGCAGGGCTTCAACCGCAACCACGCGGTGCTGGGCACCAGCGCGAAGTGCATCGCGAGCTACCCGGGCGACATGGCGCAGGCGCTGCACGCGCTCGATGCTGTGGTGCAGCTGCAGGGGCCCTCAGGCCGCAGGACGATTCCGATCGCGCAGTTCCACCGCCTGCCGGGCGAGACGCCCGAGCTCGATGCCAACCTGGCGCCGGGCGAACTGATCACCGCCATCGACCTGCCGGCCGAGAGCGCCCGCTTCGCGCAGCGCTCGCACTACCTGAAGGTGCGCGACCGTGCCAGCTATGCCTTTGCGCTGGTGTCGGTGGCGGCCGCACTCGACATGGAGGGCAGCCGCATCCGGCAGGCGCGCATCTGCCTGGGCGGCGTGGCCCACATGCCCTGGCGCGCGCGCGAGGCCGAGGCGCTGCTGCAGGGCGCCGAGCCCGGCCTGCCGCTGTTCCGACAGGCGGCGGATGCTGCGCTGGCGGGCGCCACGGGCTTCGAGCACAACCGCTTCAAGATCGAACTGGCCAAACGGAGCATCGTGCGCGCGCTGGAAACCACGACGAGGAGCACGGCATGA